Proteins found in one Aethina tumida isolate Nest 87 chromosome 1, icAetTumi1.1, whole genome shotgun sequence genomic segment:
- the LOC109600640 gene encoding major facilitator superfamily domain-containing protein 10, with protein MSKKIKETVNPTVYIVFISLLLDLLAFTIILPLFPSLLEHYRTNDNTGLYTWLTNKIKYFQEAVGAPEKFSSVLFGGFLGSMFSFLQFIASPIVGAISDVIGRKTVMIMCMIGISSSYVLWALSNNLVLFIIARFLGGISKGNVSLSMAIIADVSSMNTRGIGMALVGIAFSLGFIVGPLIGAFFAVLAKKETGQWFIIPALFAFSLSIADLLFFSVYFKESLPANKRAKSLKNSLQNAKALINLRDLFQFATVTNISNNDLKELRRIGRVYFVYLFIYSGLEFTLTFLTHHIFNYNSMQQGWMFFIIGLTMALVQGSYVRKLAPTKMRKTAVLGLWLIIPSFISVGLAQGPYMLYLGLFLFAVSTALVVPCLMTIASQYGSEQEKGTVMGIFRSLGALARAFGPIFASIAFWSVGSSTTYLIGSLGLLWPVLTLKNSIS; from the exons atgtccaaaaaaataaaggaaacaGTGAATCCAACAGTGTACATAGTGTTTATATCCTTATTACTTGATTTACTGGCATTTACCATAATATTACCATTATTTCCTTCCTTATTGGAACATTATAGAACAAATGACAATACAGGACTATACACATggttaacaaacaaaataaaatattttcaagaagCTGTTGGTGCACCAGAAAAATTTAGTTCAGTCTTGTTTGGAGGTTTTCTTGGATCAATGTTcagttttttacaatttatagcTTCCCCAATTGTTGGTGCTATATCCGATGTTATTGGAAGAAAAACTGTTATGATTATGTGTATG ataggAATATCCTCATCATATGTTTTATGGgctttatcaaataatttggtTCTATTTATCATAGCCAGATTTTTAGGTGGAATAAGTAAAGGAAATGTTTCCTTAAGTATGGCCATTATTGCAGATGTTTCTTCGATGAATACAAGAGGAATAGGAATG gcaCTAGTAGGAATAGCATTTTCTCTGGGATTTATAGTAGGACCATTAATAGGAGCATTCTTTGCTGTTCTAGCAAAAAAAGAAACAGGACAATGGTTTATAATCCCAGCTTTATTTGCATTCTCATTAAGTATCGCGGATTTGCTGTTCTTCTCTGTGTATTTTAAAGAGAGTCTACCTGCG aaCAAACGAGCTAAGAGTTTAAAAAACAGTTTACAAAATGCCAAagctttaataaacttaagagatctatttcaatttgctacagtaacaaatatatcaaacaatgatttaaaagaattaaggCGAATTGGAAGAGTATATTTTGTCTATCTATTTATCTACAGTGGTTTAGAATTTACtctaacatttttaacacatcacatttttaattacaattccaTGCAACAAGGATGGATGTTCTTCATCATTGGGTTAACAATGGCATTGGTCCAAGGAAGTTATGTAAGAAAATTAGCACCAACCAAAATGAGGAAGACTGCAGTCCTGGGACTGTGGTTGATAATTCCTTCCTTTATTAGTGTAGGTCTTGCACAAGGTCCATACATGTTATACTtgggattatttttatttgcagtCT caACTGCTCTTGTAGTACCATGTCTCATGACTATTGCATCACAGTATGGTAGTGAACAAGAGAAAGGAACTGTCATGGGTATATTTAGATCATTAGGAGCTCTTGCTAGGGCATTCGGTCCTATATTTGCCAGTATTGCATTTTGGAGTGTAGGATCTTCAACTACATACTTAATTGGATCTTTAGGTTTATTATGGCCTGTTCTAacacttaaaaattcaatatcttAA